A stretch of the Pongo pygmaeus isolate AG05252 chromosome 16, NHGRI_mPonPyg2-v2.0_pri, whole genome shotgun sequence genome encodes the following:
- the LOC129014493 gene encoding acyl-CoA-binding domain-containing protein 7-like, with protein MSLQADFDMVTEDVRKLKTRPVDEELKELYGLYKQAVIRNINIECSEMLELKGKAKWEAQNLQKGLSEEDMMSAFISKAEELIEKYGI; from the coding sequence ATGTCCCTGCAGGCTGATTTTGACATGGTCACAGAAGATGTGAGGAAGCTGAAAACAAGACCAGTTGATGAAGAACTGAAAGAACTGTATGGGCTTTACAAACAAGCTGTAATTAGAAACATTAATATTGAGTGTTCAGAAATGCTAGAATTAAAAGGCAAGGCCAAATGGGAAGCACAGAACCTCCAAAAAGGATTGTCAGAGGAAGATATGATGAGTGCCTTTATTTCTAAAGCTGAAGAACTGATAGAAAAATATGGAATTTAG